Proteins from one uncultured Fusobacterium sp. genomic window:
- a CDS encoding transcriptional regulator, producing the protein MKNQRILDIYLRLLNNKEVNRKKLAKEYEVSERSIHRDISDLRTFLVSTNSLSEIIYDDKTNSYVLINEDNQKLNNSEILAVCKILLDSRAFLKEEMITIINKLMKQCIPIENYAKVSKLVENEKFHYMELQHKKSFINDIWELGEAIQNHYKIEVEYMRMDKKKVKRIIQPVGIMFSEYYFYLLGHIENIDKDKCFENKEDIFPTIYRLDRIQNYKILNEHFSIIYKNRFEEGEFRKRVQFMTGGKLKKLTFKYKGNSLEAVLDKIPTAEILEQQEEYTVISAEVFGNGIDRWILSQGKDIEILENKK; encoded by the coding sequence ATGAAAAATCAAAGGATATTAGATATATACTTAAGATTACTCAATAATAAAGAGGTGAATAGAAAAAAACTAGCTAAAGAATATGAAGTTAGTGAAAGAAGTATTCATAGAGATATTAGTGACTTAAGAACCTTTCTTGTATCAACTAATAGTCTGTCAGAAATCATATATGATGATAAGACTAATAGTTATGTTTTAATCAATGAAGATAATCAAAAGCTTAATAATAGTGAAATTTTAGCTGTATGTAAAATTCTTTTAGATAGTAGAGCTTTTTTAAAAGAGGAAATGATTACCATTATAAATAAGCTTATGAAACAATGTATTCCTATAGAAAATTATGCAAAAGTGAGTAAGTTAGTAGAGAATGAAAAATTTCATTATATGGAACTTCAGCATAAAAAAAGTTTTATTAATGATATATGGGAGCTTGGCGAAGCAATACAAAATCATTATAAAATAGAAGTTGAATATATGAGGATGGATAAGAAAAAAGTTAAAAGAATTATCCAACCAGTAGGTATAATGTTTTCTGAGTATTACTTTTATCTTTTAGGACATATTGAAAATATTGATAAAGATAAATGTTTTGAAAATAAAGAAGATATTTTTCCTACAATCTATAGACTTGATAGAATACAAAACTATAAAATCTTAAATGAACATTTTTCTATAATCTATAAAAATAGATTTGAAGAGGGAGAATTTAGAAAAAGAGTTCAATTTATGACTGGAGGGAAATTAAAAAAACTTACTTTTAAATATAAAGGAAATTCGTTAGAAGCTGTATTAGATAAGATACCTACTGCTGAAATATTAGAACAACAAGAGGAATATACAGTTATTAGTGCTGAGGTTTTTGGAAATGGTATTGATAGATGGATACTAAGCCAAGGTAAAGATATTGAGATATTAGAAAATAAAAAATAA
- a CDS encoding ATP-binding protein: protein MEYSFTQLEKEFDRLGIELTDEKLVGLNLLSSDGKITYEGILLSDQCTHKIKLIDYPDDGKVEVVTGSLITQYITLKEKMIQISTEMKYPVKAVLEVIKNMILHRDYTYNGDSIIRIYKDRIEFTSLGGLIGNLTVEGIRLGISVPRNLSLMKVFQEVGFTKGNGEGIQEMLSAYKEYKVKPVFKSIGGVFQVILPKPEYTLNGKIVSDKYRKVLEFMERKGTATNKEIQEHLNLKSTSVVNYLKEMLELKLIEKIREGRNISYKIKTSK from the coding sequence ATGGAGTATTCATTTACACAACTTGAGAAAGAATTTGATAGATTAGGAATAGAATTAACAGATGAAAAATTAGTAGGATTAAATTTATTATCTAGTGATGGAAAGATAACTTATGAGGGAATATTACTATCAGACCAATGTACTCATAAAATAAAGCTTATAGATTATCCAGATGATGGGAAGGTAGAAGTGGTTACTGGTTCTTTAATAACTCAATATATAACTCTGAAAGAAAAAATGATACAAATATCAACTGAAATGAAATATCCTGTAAAAGCAGTACTGGAAGTTATTAAAAATATGATTCTACATAGAGATTACACTTACAATGGAGATTCTATCATAAGAATATATAAAGATAGGATAGAGTTTACCTCTTTAGGTGGGTTAATAGGTAATTTAACAGTTGAAGGAATAAGGTTAGGGATATCAGTACCAAGAAATCTTAGTCTAATGAAAGTATTTCAAGAAGTAGGTTTTACTAAAGGGAATGGAGAGGGAATCCAAGAGATGTTATCAGCATATAAAGAATATAAAGTAAAACCAGTATTTAAATCTATAGGTGGAGTATTCCAAGTTATTTTACCTAAACCAGAGTACACACTTAATGGTAAGATTGTAAGTGATAAATATAGAAAAGTATTAGAGTTTATGGAAAGAAAAGGAACAGCAACAAATAAGGAAATACAGGAACACTTAAACCTTAAGAGTACAAGTGTTGTGAACTATCTTAAAGAGATGTTAGAGTTGAAGTTGATAGAAAAGATTAGAGAAGGTAGAAATATCAGCTATAAGATAAAAACATCAAAATAG